The sequence cttggggctccgtggtgtggcccccctccacggaaggcagagcagCCGTCAATTAGAGgggggggatggtgcgggtgcggtggaaccggagggaatctagtgttgggttgggtccagaccgtgttcggggatgttgctatgggctgacctatcgcaaccaggtggaagagtccaccggtcaaagcccgtccggcgaaagtcaaagggctagatctactggtcaactgggattcgggatggccttcggggtgtagctatgccaccgaaacatcgcatgggtcgcgatgcatgtgtgaaagtgttctggcatgcgtagacgcccgtcttggggctccgtggtgtggcccccctccacggaaggcagagcagccgtcaattagaggggggggggatggtgcgggtgtggtggaaccggagggaatctagtgttgggttgggtccagaccgtgttcggggatgttgctatgggctgacctatcgcaaccaggtggaagagtccaccggtcaaagcccgtccggcgaaagtcaaagggctagatctactggtcaactgggattcggGATGGCCTATGTTGCTGACACGTGGGCCAGCGTGAGCTCCCAGTTGCTGACACGTgggcacctatgccgacggcgAGTTTAAAACTGtgccgacggccaggccgtcAGCATAGGTGCCCACATGTCAGCAACTGGGATCTCTGTTTGAAGGACTATGCCGACGGACACGTGGGCACCTATGACACGTGGGCACCTATGCCGACGGACTGGCCGTCGGCTTAATTtcaaactatgccgacggctggGCTGTCCGCATAGCCCTGGCCCACGAGCAGCAGCTGGTCGGCACGTGGCACACCCATGCCGACGgtctagccgtcggcataggggtgCCACGTGGCGACCAGTCGTTGGGCAGACTTGACGGCGGCCGCCGTTAGGCGATAACGTTGCCGACGGCcgtggccgtcggcatagatgtacGGACACCGTCGGGATAGGTCATATGCCGACGGCCTTTCTATGCCGACGGCATTCCTGGCTACGCCGACGGATATGTTGGCGACGgccctatgccgacgggggccgtcggcataggcctgtGCCGACGGCCATTcagggctatgccgacggccctggccgtcggcatagggtgCGATTCCGGTAGTGTCTCGGCCCAACTGAGCACCCACGACGACAAGGAAACAAATCGCTAGCGTTTGCCTGATGCCCCGTTCGATAAAAATAAATTCCTTCGATCCCCGGCTGCGCCGCCTAGGGCTGGACCAAAAGCTCGTAACTCGCGAGCTTAATGAGCGCTCGATAGttcggctcgttaagctcgtaGCTCGCTTCTTAATGAACAGAGCCAATCATTGATTTCAGCTCGTTAAGCTTAAAGGGCTTAACGAGCGAGCTAACGAGTTTCACGAGtagctcgttaagctcgttagTAACAACACAACACATATTTTCATTTTACGTGACAAACTCTTATAGCACCTCAGCCCATCTATTCAATCTAATCGACCTATGAGACAACAAACTACTGCATTTCTTTTTATAGTTATCATATTTCGTCTTGAAAACCACACCTACACATTCATCCTGTATATCGTAAAACATTATAATCTGTTAACGAGCGCTCACGAGCTTAACGAGCTTCAAACGAGCCGAGCCGAGCAGGGTTTTCTGCTCGTTAATcttaacgagcttaacgagccgagccttaacgagcacgagcttaacgagtacgagcttaacgagccgagCTGCTCGTTAGTCCACCCCTAGCGCCGCCCCAGGCTTCTTCCCTACTCGACAAACCAGACATCCAGACATCCGACTCATAGAATCATCGCGCTATGATATCTTGGATCATCTCGCGTAGTCGGAGTCGGAGCAGCCTTCTCGAGCCCTCCAGTTCGTGCTATCGTTCTGCTTGAGTAAATTAGGTAATCTCACAATTTTTTCCCTACTTTCTTCGTACCAGCTGTAATCAATGAGTTGGCGATGTTATATTTGAAATTACCTTAGTAATTTTCTTCCTTTTTACatgaaaaaaaaagaaatacAAGATGTGTGGTATTTGACATTTTTTAAGGGCTTTGATTGTGAGATAATGAAATTTGGCATTATTTATAGCCATTTGGTTTTAGCCCTAGTCTTTGAGAAAATCCTGGTTCCGCCTCACTCCTGCAGGAAGGTGACATTGGGCTTGACCACCCGCTCGAGGTCGGAGCCGAGAACAGAGCCACTCTTGAGGGCTCGAAGGAGGTTCTCGGAGGAGCCGAAGAGGGGCAAGCAGTAGTGCAGGCCGGAGATGATGGATCTACAGCGGAAAGTGGCGTCGGCGAGCGAGACGAGGCGCACGATCTCAGGGCGCGAGAGACCGAGGCCGGTGAGCTCCGCGACATTGGGGGCCAGGGTTTTCTCCACCTTGGCGCAGAGGAGCTGCGGGTCCTTGGCGACGACGGCAGCGACATCGGCATCGGAGAGGCCGAGGCCGGCGAGGAAGGCGAGGACGGCGTCGGGATCGGTGGGGGATTTGAGGTGGGAGAGCTTCCGTGAGGGCTTGAGGGCCTGAGGTCGGGTTAGGCCGCGGTTGGCGATGAGGTAGTCCTCCGCGGCGAATCCGGCGCTTGGGGAGATTGCGGGCGCTACGGCAGAGACggagaggaggcggcggagaggggATGCGGGAGAGGTGGCTGGAGAAGAAGGTAGGAGATGGGCGAGGATGGAGCTTCGTAGCCGGAGCATGGCGCCGCGGCAGATAGGGGAGAGACGCGACGGCGGCGTGGAAATGGCGAAAGCGCGACGGCTGCTTTTCTGTTCTATTTTTTTTGCTGGGGGCAGAGAAGAGAGTACTACTTACTGTACTtgcgttttttgttttttgttttctttggcGCGATGTGTTGCAGTTACAAGATCTCCCAAACATAGATCAAACATAACTAAACTACACAAAAAATTACGATCAAACATAAATTAATAGTGACATCATTTTCTCGCGACGCGGTGCACCATCTTGTGAAGTTCGCGCTGTCCGGCGCCAGCTTGAAGTCGACAACTTTGGCGGTGCTAGTGGGCAGGCCACCGACTAGAGCGACATAGAGGGGCACCGAGAGGGGAATATGGTGGAGTGGGTTGGGAGGGCTTGCCGGTCGCTGGATCCAGGAAGATTGGGCGCGAGGGCAGCTCTAGGGCGCTCAACGGCGGCAGTGCTAGTAGCTAGTTCCTCAGCGAAGGGAACTTTGCCGAAGCCATCATCGCCGGTGTCGGCAGGCGGCGGAGGACGAGGTTTGGTTGGCATGGGAAGGAAGGAGATTGTATGCACTATCCTTCTTGATGTTGTTGTGGCTGAAGCTATGGATAGAGGGGAAGGTGTACAGGGTCCTTCTCATGGGCGCACACGAGTTCTCGAGCAACTGTTGCACGCCACGTTAAAATAAATGAATTACGCAAAATTTGAGAACTCGCAAATTCAACTTATAGTTTGAGAAAAAGGAAAGACAAAACATGCTATGAACAGTTACTAATTCAATTTGGGTCCATACTTCCTCcatcctaaaatagctaaaatcagCGACACTTAATTATTTCGGGATGGAGTATGTTTTTTTATATTGAGTGCACTGGTTGTACAAGAACTTAGAGTGCACACAATATATTCTGAGCGCGAATGCGATTTGCAGGACGGAAACTGTGCAAATGTTGTTTGCTTACGAAGATCGTAAGTCACTAATGATCAACGGCCGTAGCCCACTGATCAAATGCAAAATATCGTCCATGTAGCAGTACTCTTGGCAAGatatgttgtttgcttatgttGGCATTGGATTATTACTCCTTAAACACCGTCCCCTTCCCGAGCTTCTCCATGAACGACCATCTAGGGATTCTTTCAATTATCGGGCTGAGTGTCTAATTTTTTTTTAATCTCCGAAGTTTGAAAGGAAGCAAAGCAGTTTATTAGTTTTCCCAAAGACAAAACTATTTGACATTCGGAAAATATATGTGAAATCTGAATCTTCATAAGATCTCTCTATGTGAGAACATGTCAAAAATCCGAAAAAGTAGAGTATTTAACCAAAAACTACCACATTTGCCGGAAACGTGACGGAAAACTACCACTCTACGTTTTTGTGCGAAAAACTATCAAAATTTTCCTAAACCGTGACAAAAAACTACCAACTCACGAAAATGCTCGCTTCGCCCGCGCTAACCCCGTTTCTGACCGGCTGGGCCCGCGAACAGTTGCCACGCGGGCTAACGGGCGGCTGGCGCGCGTTGACGGCCGTTAACGGCGCGTCCGCTGTCGGAACGGCGGCTGTCGGTCGGCCAATGGGTCAAGATCTGATCC is a genomic window of Triticum urartu cultivar G1812 unplaced genomic scaffold, Tu2.1 TuUngrouped_contig_3538, whole genome shotgun sequence containing:
- the LOC125527309 gene encoding uncharacterized protein LOC125527309; translation: MLRLRSSILAHLLPSSPATSPASPLRRLLSVSAVAPAISPSAGFAAEDYLIANRGLTRPQALKPSRKLSHLKSPTDPDAVLAFLAGLGLSDADVAAVVAKDPQLLCAKVEKTLAPNVAELTGLGLSRPEIVRLVSLADATFRCRSIISGLHYCLPLFGSSENLLRALKSGSVLGSDLERVVKPNVTFLQEKKITKDECVGVVFKTKYDNYKKKCKKIVLNVQRYLVCDIAKLYVIRPSPLSISTERIRAAVACAEGLSVPRRSPMFRHALQAVAFLSEEKIAAKVEHLKKAFRWSDAEVGIAFSKAPALLMRAKESLQRRSEFLINEVGLQPAYIAQQPAIVCYSLEGRLRPRYYVVKFLKENGFLMRDPSYSSVFKESEKVFREKFICP